A stretch of DNA from Bacteroidales bacterium:
CTGGTGGAGGGCCGCTCAAGGAAATCGGCCGATGAATACGTTGGCCGCACTTCGCAGAATAAGGTGGTTGTTTTTCCGCGCGGCACTTCCAGTCCGGGTGATCTGGTAAAGGTAAAAATCCACGGATTTACTTCGGCAACCCTGCTGGGAAATATTGTCTGAAGAGATTATTGCTACGTAAATTATTATAATTCAAATTGTTGCAGATGAAAGACCTCGTGAATGACTTCAGGGAATACCGCAAACGCATGAATGAGCGGATTCTCGCCCACGACAACAAATCCATGAAAAGGCTTTACAGCCTGGAT
This window harbors:
- a CDS encoding carboxymuconolactone decarboxylase family protein, with product MKDLVNDFREYRKRMNERILAHDNKSMKRLYSLD